A single window of Archangium gephyra DNA harbors:
- a CDS encoding FKBP-type peptidyl-prolyl cis-trans isomerase, which yields MKHLVFILLFTAAAAHAAAPATDKERDSYSIGQDLASSVKQLEVDVDVNALVQGLRDSLEGKAPLMSAADLTRSRDRVQNSMLQNRKKKRDADAAKFGKSGQDFLAKNKAEKGVVTTASGLQYQVLTPATGAKPGPTSRVVFDYKATVAGGAEFDSSASRGKPATLGVSDGIKGWAEAFQLMSVGSTYRFAVPPQLAYGDQGLPGKVPPNATVIYEITLREIAK from the coding sequence ATGAAACACCTCGTGTTCATCCTCCTTTTCACCGCGGCGGCCGCACACGCCGCGGCGCCCGCGACCGACAAGGAGCGAGACAGCTACTCCATCGGCCAGGACCTCGCGAGCTCGGTCAAGCAGCTCGAAGTGGACGTGGACGTCAACGCGCTGGTCCAGGGCCTGCGCGACAGCCTGGAGGGGAAGGCCCCGCTGATGAGCGCGGCGGACCTCACCCGGTCCCGGGACCGGGTCCAGAACTCGATGCTCCAGAACCGCAAGAAGAAGCGCGACGCGGACGCGGCGAAGTTCGGCAAGTCGGGCCAGGACTTCCTCGCGAAGAACAAGGCCGAGAAGGGCGTGGTCACCACCGCCAGCGGTCTCCAGTACCAGGTGCTGACCCCCGCCACGGGCGCGAAGCCCGGCCCCACGAGCCGGGTGGTATTCGACTACAAGGCCACGGTGGCCGGCGGCGCGGAGTTCGACAGCTCCGCCTCCCGTGGCAAGCCCGCCACCCTGGGTGTCAGCGACGGCATCAAGGGCTGGGCGGAGGCCTTCCAGCTCATGTCCGTGGGCAGCACGTACCGCTTCGCCGTGCCGCCGCAGCTCGCCTACGGCGACCAGGGGCTCCCCGGCAAGGTCCCTCCGAACGCGACGGTCATCTACGAGATCACGCTGCGCGAAATCGCGAAGTGA
- a CDS encoding ATP-binding protein produces MPAASTLSEENVPLASVAVKAMAGEGGFAQEECERLELCVVEAITNVIQHAYQGAAGHPVTLAVAVTSEELELRLHDDGAPMPDGMLERPQGNTLVLAWRLPR; encoded by the coding sequence ATTCCCGCCGCCTCCACGCTCTCAGAGGAGAACGTCCCCCTGGCGAGCGTCGCGGTGAAGGCGATGGCCGGAGAAGGGGGCTTCGCGCAGGAGGAGTGCGAGCGGCTGGAGCTGTGCGTGGTGGAGGCGATCACCAACGTCATCCAGCACGCCTACCAGGGCGCTGCCGGCCACCCGGTGACGCTCGCCGTCGCCGTCACCAGCGAGGAGCTGGAGCTGCGGCTGCACGACGACGGCGCCCCCATGCCGGACGGAATGCTCGAGCGGCCGCAGGGCAACACGCTCGTGCTGGCCTGGCGCCTGCCGCGCTGA
- the opgC gene encoding OpgC domain-containing protein — MSETQPSGPPSSDRDLRIDFLRGLVMVVLVVIHLELVSLFTFLAWERVGLISGGEGFVILSGVVLGMVSRKRVETRGWSYSVSRLVDRAAQLYRVNVAVVLSIALLTLVPFLDTAEVRSFTDRFAEKTYPLFPALSEGFYTVVGRVLLLRAGPHQTQILGLYVALLLLTPAVLWMLARDRTRVLLTLSWLAYFVGKMSPHNLTGAQFENAFPLLIWQVIYVHGLAAGYHRAAVHDFFTRRARWAFWVAVVLFAAFFVLAQCTTNPVVPEWARLGWIRRETYDHLHTVWFDKNTLGLLRIVNYFAALVVAYAVLTRFWPFFERAFGWFLIPFGQASLYVFILHLYVVMLVSNVRPFTFQADRTDILVNTGVHLAALGVLWVCVKKRFLFRWIPR, encoded by the coding sequence ATGAGCGAGACCCAGCCCTCGGGGCCCCCCAGCTCGGATCGTGACCTGCGCATCGACTTCCTGCGCGGGCTGGTGATGGTCGTGCTGGTGGTCATCCACCTCGAGCTGGTGTCCCTGTTCACCTTCCTCGCCTGGGAGCGGGTGGGGCTCATCTCCGGAGGCGAGGGCTTCGTCATCCTCTCCGGCGTGGTGCTGGGCATGGTGTCCCGGAAGCGGGTGGAGACGCGGGGCTGGTCCTACTCGGTGTCCCGGCTGGTGGACAGGGCCGCCCAGCTCTACCGGGTGAACGTGGCCGTCGTCCTCAGCATCGCCCTGCTCACCCTGGTGCCCTTCCTCGACACCGCCGAGGTGCGCTCCTTCACGGACCGCTTCGCCGAGAAGACGTATCCGCTCTTCCCCGCGCTCTCCGAGGGCTTCTACACGGTGGTGGGGCGGGTGCTGTTGCTGCGCGCGGGGCCCCACCAGACCCAGATTCTCGGGCTGTACGTGGCGCTGCTCCTGCTCACGCCCGCCGTGCTGTGGATGCTCGCACGGGACCGGACCCGGGTGCTCCTCACCCTCAGCTGGCTCGCCTACTTCGTGGGGAAGATGTCGCCGCACAACCTCACCGGCGCCCAGTTCGAGAACGCCTTCCCCCTGCTCATCTGGCAGGTCATCTACGTGCACGGGCTCGCCGCGGGCTACCACCGGGCCGCGGTGCACGACTTCTTCACGCGCCGGGCGCGCTGGGCCTTCTGGGTGGCGGTGGTGCTCTTCGCCGCCTTCTTCGTGCTCGCGCAGTGCACCACCAACCCGGTGGTCCCCGAATGGGCCCGGCTGGGGTGGATCCGCCGCGAGACGTACGACCACCTGCACACGGTGTGGTTCGACAAGAACACCCTGGGCCTGCTGCGCATCGTCAACTACTTCGCCGCGCTGGTGGTGGCCTACGCCGTCCTCACGCGCTTCTGGCCCTTCTTCGAGCGCGCCTTCGGCTGGTTCCTCATCCCCTTCGGGCAGGCGTCGCTCTACGTCTTCATCCTCCACCTGTACGTGGTGATGCTCGTCTCCAACGTGCGCCCCTTCACCTTCCAGGCGGACCGGACGGACATCCTCGTCAACACCGGGGTGCACCTGGCGGCGCTGGGGGTGCTCTGGGTGTGCGTGAAGAAGCGCTTCCTCTTCCGGTGGATTCCCCGCTGA
- a CDS encoding DUF3131 domain-containing protein — protein MNFMRGLLAARSHLAFLLGLAIALLIVQGVRRMTGEPGTGGGEREVAVRGFEQELKLPDKLYPLRPTGAQLTEAEQRWARSAWSYFEKNTQPATGLVNSVDGYPSTTLWDTGSYLMGLLGAEALGIVNRAEADRRLTQVLGSLEKLPLCDGKLPNKAYNTLTLEMVDYANNPRPDCIGWSAIDVARIGVPFNVLAWERPEFTPQVRRILTRWGLQHAAANGALQGTDRPKSGQLVRVQEGRFGYEQYAGKSLFLLGLPVGVAMDYKAFIELSPVEGQLIAHDRRKPEEHEGTHNAVLSEPYILEGVEFGLDAVTLPLARSVLYAQQKRFEKTGKLTAVSEDQLDRDPRFIYSSVISGDKPWAVFTPDGRDAENLRILSTKTLIGWGVLFDGNYPAQLLAAVDEMVTDSGLYAGKYEQDGSLNRVLTANTNGIILEVLAYRVHGPWLPGARQQRPATGGRGDEAPTEGV, from the coding sequence ATGAACTTCATGCGTGGGCTGCTCGCGGCGCGCTCGCATCTGGCCTTCCTCCTGGGACTGGCCATCGCGCTGCTCATCGTGCAGGGAGTCCGCCGGATGACGGGAGAGCCCGGCACCGGCGGCGGGGAACGGGAGGTGGCCGTGCGTGGCTTCGAGCAGGAGCTCAAGCTTCCCGACAAGCTCTACCCGCTGCGCCCCACCGGCGCCCAGCTCACCGAGGCCGAGCAGCGCTGGGCGCGCTCCGCCTGGAGCTACTTCGAGAAGAACACGCAGCCGGCGACGGGGCTGGTGAACTCGGTGGATGGCTACCCCTCCACCACGCTCTGGGACACGGGCTCGTACCTGATGGGGCTGCTCGGCGCCGAGGCGCTCGGCATCGTGAACCGGGCCGAGGCGGACCGCCGGTTGACGCAGGTGCTGGGCAGCCTCGAGAAGCTGCCGCTGTGTGACGGCAAGCTGCCCAACAAGGCGTACAACACCCTGACGCTGGAGATGGTGGACTACGCCAACAACCCGAGGCCCGACTGCATCGGCTGGTCCGCCATCGACGTGGCGCGCATCGGTGTCCCCTTCAACGTGCTCGCCTGGGAGCGGCCGGAGTTCACCCCCCAGGTGCGGCGCATCCTCACGCGCTGGGGGCTGCAGCACGCGGCGGCCAACGGCGCGCTCCAGGGCACGGACCGGCCGAAGAGCGGGCAGCTGGTGCGGGTGCAGGAGGGCCGCTTCGGCTACGAGCAGTACGCTGGCAAGTCGCTCTTCCTGCTGGGCCTGCCGGTGGGCGTGGCCATGGACTACAAGGCCTTCATCGAGCTCTCCCCGGTGGAGGGGCAGCTCATCGCGCATGACCGGCGCAAGCCGGAGGAGCACGAGGGCACCCACAACGCGGTGCTCTCCGAGCCCTACATCCTCGAGGGCGTGGAGTTCGGGCTGGACGCGGTGACGCTGCCGCTGGCGCGCTCGGTGCTGTACGCGCAGCAGAAGCGCTTCGAGAAGACGGGCAAGCTCACCGCCGTCTCCGAGGACCAGCTGGACAGGGATCCCCGCTTCATCTACTCGAGCGTCATCAGCGGCGACAAGCCGTGGGCCGTCTTCACGCCGGACGGGCGCGACGCGGAGAACCTGCGCATCCTCTCCACCAAGACGCTCATCGGCTGGGGCGTGCTCTTCGACGGCAACTACCCGGCGCAGCTGCTCGCGGCCGTGGACGAGATGGTGACGGACTCGGGGCTCTATGCGGGCAAGTACGAGCAGGACGGCAGCCTCAACCGGGTGCTCACCGCCAACACCAACGGCATCATCCTCGAGGTCCTGGCCTACCGCGTCCACGGCCCGTGGCTTCCGGGCGCCCGGCAGCAGCGGCCCGCGACCGGGGGGCGGGGCGATGAAGCACCGACGGAGGGTGTATGA
- a CDS encoding glycosyltransferase family 2 protein, protein MPSEPSTWYFTPFESRTPPEPVPFSARRELLYQTLAVAAVALGVYYLHWRWTGSLNMRAPWFSLPLVIAETLAFFGSVLFFLSIWRTRDTPSQPPPRSVNDILAEPLSEDRPLSVDVFFPTYNEEPELVRLSIRDAKRLRYPHPVDLRIWVLDDGKRAAMKQVADEEGVGYLTRPNNVGYKAGNMRSAMEQTHGDLIVICDADTRPLPALLEETLGYFRDPKVAWVQTPQWFFDLDEGVRLPDWLATRLKLGRVGRGAGRLLEKVLGPVKVGADPLGNDPSMFYDVILRRRNWANASFCCGAGSIHRREAVLEAALKAYGRQVEQRIQRHTEEVSDPELRGALATAMAGETARGMEFTPYKFHVSEDIYTSIVLHSDEERQWRSVYHPRVLSKMLSPQDLLAWTIQRFKYAGGTLDIAFHDNPLKLPGLSSWQKVMYGTTIYSYLAPLWTIVFLLAPIVYFFTGIAPLDTYDAAFYGHLLPFLVINRLAYMVATWGVNTWRGEQYYLSFFWLNLKALIDVAEEKPVKFHVTPKTRQARRFLGLVWPHLMLLGLTGVGAVFMGVRIFVSGQGDVAAYIANFFWSINNVLSLLPIIQAAVRQPQD, encoded by the coding sequence GTGCCATCTGAGCCAAGCACCTGGTACTTCACTCCCTTCGAGAGCCGGACTCCTCCAGAGCCGGTGCCCTTCAGCGCCCGGCGCGAGCTGCTCTACCAGACGCTGGCCGTCGCCGCGGTCGCGCTCGGCGTCTACTACCTCCACTGGCGCTGGACGGGCTCGCTCAACATGCGGGCCCCCTGGTTCTCCCTGCCGCTGGTGATCGCCGAGACGCTCGCCTTCTTCGGCTCGGTCCTCTTCTTCCTCTCCATCTGGCGCACGCGCGACACGCCGTCCCAGCCGCCGCCGCGCTCGGTGAATGACATCCTCGCCGAGCCGCTGTCCGAGGACCGGCCCCTCTCCGTCGACGTCTTCTTTCCCACCTACAACGAGGAGCCGGAGCTCGTCCGCCTCTCCATCCGCGACGCCAAGCGGCTGCGCTACCCGCACCCGGTGGACCTGCGCATCTGGGTGCTCGACGACGGCAAGCGTGCCGCGATGAAGCAGGTGGCCGACGAGGAGGGGGTGGGCTACCTCACCCGCCCCAACAACGTGGGCTACAAGGCCGGCAACATGCGCTCGGCCATGGAGCAGACGCACGGTGACTTGATCGTCATCTGCGACGCGGACACGCGCCCGCTGCCGGCGCTGCTCGAGGAGACGCTCGGCTACTTCCGGGACCCCAAGGTGGCCTGGGTGCAGACGCCCCAATGGTTCTTCGACCTGGACGAGGGGGTGCGGCTGCCGGACTGGCTCGCCACGCGGCTGAAGCTCGGGCGGGTGGGGCGGGGCGCGGGCCGGCTGCTGGAGAAGGTGCTGGGCCCGGTGAAGGTGGGGGCGGATCCGCTCGGCAATGACCCGAGCATGTTCTACGACGTCATCCTGCGGCGCCGGAACTGGGCCAACGCGTCCTTCTGTTGTGGCGCGGGGAGCATCCACCGCCGCGAGGCGGTGCTCGAGGCGGCGCTCAAGGCCTACGGCCGGCAGGTGGAGCAGCGCATCCAGCGCCACACCGAGGAGGTGTCGGATCCGGAGCTGCGGGGCGCGCTGGCCACGGCCATGGCGGGCGAGACGGCGCGAGGCATGGAGTTCACCCCCTACAAGTTCCACGTCTCCGAGGACATCTACACGAGCATCGTCCTGCACTCGGACGAGGAGCGGCAGTGGCGCTCGGTGTACCACCCGCGGGTGCTGAGCAAGATGCTCTCCCCGCAGGATCTGCTCGCGTGGACCATCCAGCGCTTCAAGTACGCCGGAGGCACGCTGGACATCGCCTTCCACGACAACCCGCTGAAGCTGCCCGGGCTGTCGAGCTGGCAGAAGGTGATGTACGGCACGACCATCTACTCGTACCTGGCGCCGCTGTGGACGATCGTCTTCCTGCTGGCGCCCATCGTCTACTTCTTCACCGGCATCGCGCCGCTGGACACCTACGACGCGGCCTTCTACGGCCACCTGCTGCCCTTCCTCGTCATCAACCGGCTGGCCTACATGGTGGCGACCTGGGGCGTGAACACCTGGCGCGGCGAGCAGTACTACCTGTCCTTCTTCTGGCTCAACCTCAAGGCGCTCATCGACGTGGCCGAGGAGAAGCCGGTGAAGTTCCACGTCACGCCCAAGACGCGCCAGGCCAGGCGCTTCCTGGGGCTCGTCTGGCCCCACCTGATGCTGCTGGGGCTCACCGGGGTGGGCGCGGTGTTCATGGGGGTGCGCATCTTCGTCTCCGGACAGGGAGACGTGGCCGCCTACATCGCCAACTTCTTCTGGAGCATCAACAACGTGTTGTCGCTGCTGCCCATCATCCAGGCGGCGGTGCGCCAGCCGCAGGACTGA
- a CDS encoding STAS domain-containing protein: MDVQFEQNGGALVVTPRFKRLDAQAAATFRTAVGERVSGARLVVVSLAQVTFIDSSGLAALISVLKRIPAGGQLRLAHANSSVLSLLTLTRLDKVLPSFDTVDKALAG, from the coding sequence ATGGATGTTCAATTCGAGCAGAACGGAGGGGCGCTCGTCGTCACTCCGCGCTTCAAACGGCTCGATGCGCAGGCCGCGGCCACGTTCCGCACCGCCGTGGGCGAGCGGGTGAGCGGCGCCCGGCTGGTGGTGGTCTCCCTCGCCCAGGTCACCTTCATCGACAGCTCGGGGCTGGCGGCGCTCATCTCGGTGCTCAAGCGCATCCCCGCCGGAGGCCAGCTGCGCCTCGCCCACGCCAACAGCTCGGTCCTCTCGCTGTTGACGCTGACCCGGCTCGACAAGGTGCTCCCCAGTTTCGACACCGTGGACAAGGCCCTCGCGGGCTGA
- a CDS encoding Hpt domain-containing protein: MNDAHVVDPHMVQSLRALEQAGEPGLLRELIDSFLGTAPGRLARLSALAETGEAAELEAEAHALAGSCGAIGLEQLRLLCRQAEMDAASTGTVDARTVAALGPAFERAREELLRIREQTDGASP; this comes from the coding sequence ATGAACGACGCGCACGTGGTGGATCCCCACATGGTGCAGAGCCTTCGCGCGCTGGAGCAGGCGGGCGAGCCCGGGCTGCTGCGGGAGCTCATCGACAGCTTCCTGGGGACGGCTCCCGGCCGGCTCGCCCGGCTGTCCGCCCTGGCCGAGACGGGTGAGGCCGCCGAGCTGGAAGCCGAGGCGCATGCACTCGCCGGGAGCTGTGGGGCGATAGGGCTGGAGCAGCTCCGCCTGCTGTGCCGTCAGGCGGAGATGGATGCCGCCAGCACGGGGACGGTGGACGCGCGGACGGTGGCGGCGCTGGGGCCCGCTTTCGAGCGCGCCCGCGAGGAACTCCTCAGAATTCGAGAGCAGACGGACGGCGCCTCGCCGTGA
- a CDS encoding pilus assembly FimT family protein, which translates to MSVRSRSAGFTLVETLIVVAIVGILAALASLAVFHGTTRVRVSNAAFEVGALYTAAQMRATSMGVPHYVIFHDDGSDFGVYLLERADALGPFNWAGEDVLNATSVGGLRHEQLRLSHESGLGFLDLGAPRSELLALPAPFSAIALTPSGSGRLLGGCTFCTEGTGGARGVIRFSPDGTIRVMTGGTDAGGVIAFAPESGGGQATSRWVVIAAPAGAIRVY; encoded by the coding sequence TTGTCCGTCCGGTCCCGCTCGGCTGGTTTCACCCTCGTCGAAACGCTCATCGTCGTCGCCATTGTGGGCATTCTGGCGGCACTCGCGAGCCTCGCGGTGTTCCACGGCACCACCCGGGTGCGCGTGAGCAACGCGGCCTTCGAGGTGGGGGCGCTGTACACCGCCGCGCAGATGCGGGCCACCAGCATGGGCGTGCCCCACTACGTCATCTTCCATGACGACGGCTCCGACTTCGGCGTGTACCTGCTCGAGCGCGCGGACGCCCTCGGCCCCTTCAACTGGGCCGGCGAGGACGTGCTCAACGCCACCAGCGTGGGCGGCCTCCGCCACGAGCAGCTGCGCCTGTCCCACGAGAGCGGTCTGGGCTTCCTGGACCTCGGCGCCCCGCGCTCGGAGCTCCTCGCGCTGCCCGCGCCCTTCTCCGCCATCGCGCTCACCCCGTCCGGCTCGGGCCGGCTGCTGGGCGGCTGCACCTTCTGCACCGAGGGCACGGGCGGCGCCCGGGGCGTCATCCGCTTCTCTCCCGATGGCACCATCCGCGTGATGACGGGTGGCACGGACGCCGGGGGCGTCATCGCCTTCGCCCCCGAGTCGGGCGGAGGCCAGGCCACGTCCCGCTGGGTCGTCATCGCCGCTCCGGCCGGCGCCATCCGCGTCTACTAG
- a CDS encoding type IV pilus modification PilV family protein has translation MSPTPRAHRARGFSLIEAMAALAIFSIGLLGVLHMNVLASQQNGLARRQSTASKVARDLVDAFERLPYGHTLLSNESTIDPADPRFARFEEGDGWVKLEDALALVGERPLLGAAQASVSTGGDTGTASIYEVAWRVAPVKNAEGDTEARRILVMVRFPTTAGAYKQINVWAVKANPQAMGRGAAAIPEI, from the coding sequence ATGTCTCCGACTCCCCGCGCTCACCGCGCCCGTGGATTCAGCCTCATCGAGGCCATGGCGGCACTCGCCATCTTCTCCATCGGCCTGCTGGGGGTGCTGCACATGAACGTGCTGGCCAGCCAGCAGAACGGGCTCGCCCGGCGCCAGTCCACCGCCAGCAAGGTGGCGCGCGACCTGGTGGATGCCTTCGAGCGGCTGCCCTACGGGCACACGCTGCTCTCCAACGAGAGCACCATCGATCCGGCGGACCCGCGCTTCGCGCGCTTCGAGGAGGGGGATGGCTGGGTGAAGCTGGAGGATGCGCTGGCGCTCGTCGGGGAGCGCCCGCTGCTCGGCGCGGCGCAGGCCAGCGTGAGCACCGGGGGGGATACCGGCACCGCGTCCATCTACGAGGTGGCGTGGCGGGTGGCCCCCGTGAAGAACGCGGAGGGCGACACCGAGGCGCGCCGCATCCTGGTGATGGTGCGCTTTCCCACCACGGCGGGCGCCTACAAGCAGATCAACGTCTGGGCGGTGAAGGCCAACCCCCAGGCCATGGGCCGGGGCGCCGCGGCCATTCCGGAGATTTGA
- a CDS encoding PilW family protein, with translation MRAPRRPRGFTLVELLVGTAIGALVLTGIGLVFVSQASQYQAHASRRAVQSSVRKAMGFMERHVRNAGYGVDPDRAILAYDSFDALSNARGVGYPDGITVHARDLYFRRRATEVGTDFLRFDTELQRPLRKGEILLVLCPGAVRYAYVTVGETAPAKSFSVKLDTTPAPVDSPLGPPGALFRELDTLEKEACFHDTEPPVVVRVERNSFYVTAFDEDGDPATEGTTPYLMLHRGVDINDDGAIDGADATPLAVGIEQLQVAYILNTLGDTPPPLVGVNDDVPWGETWHIATPELERPRLEDAYSSPRRLGSHPANIRQVRLTLVSRSTRSDTQRPGDDVLTPGAPSAGSSALPDAAPTWRPLENLGTTPARAFDPRGGGFSRAVLRGSIAPKNLLMRSQFTPVHLGGG, from the coding sequence ATGCGCGCACCTCGCCGTCCTCGTGGCTTCACCCTCGTCGAGCTGCTCGTGGGCACCGCCATCGGTGCGCTGGTGCTCACCGGCATCGGCCTCGTCTTCGTCTCGCAGGCCTCGCAGTACCAGGCCCACGCGAGCCGCCGCGCGGTGCAGTCCAGCGTGCGCAAGGCCATGGGTTTCATGGAGCGGCACGTGCGCAACGCGGGCTACGGCGTGGATCCGGACCGGGCCATCCTCGCCTATGACTCCTTCGACGCGCTCAGCAACGCGCGGGGCGTGGGCTACCCGGACGGCATCACCGTCCACGCGCGTGACCTGTACTTCCGCCGCCGCGCCACGGAGGTGGGCACGGACTTCCTGCGCTTCGACACCGAGCTGCAGCGCCCGCTGCGCAAGGGGGAGATCCTGCTCGTCCTGTGCCCCGGCGCGGTGCGCTACGCCTACGTGACGGTGGGCGAGACGGCGCCCGCGAAGAGCTTCTCCGTCAAGCTGGACACCACCCCGGCGCCGGTGGACTCGCCGCTGGGGCCTCCGGGCGCGCTCTTCCGCGAGCTGGACACGCTGGAGAAGGAGGCGTGCTTCCACGACACGGAGCCTCCGGTGGTGGTGCGAGTGGAGCGCAACAGCTTCTACGTCACGGCCTTCGACGAGGACGGCGACCCGGCCACCGAGGGCACCACGCCCTACCTCATGCTGCACCGCGGGGTGGACATCAACGACGACGGCGCCATCGACGGCGCGGACGCCACGCCCCTCGCGGTGGGCATCGAGCAGCTGCAGGTGGCCTACATCCTCAACACCCTGGGGGACACGCCACCGCCGCTGGTGGGGGTGAACGACGACGTGCCCTGGGGCGAGACGTGGCACATCGCCACGCCCGAGCTGGAGCGGCCGCGCCTGGAGGACGCCTATTCCTCGCCCCGGCGGCTCGGCTCGCACCCGGCCAACATCCGTCAGGTGCGGCTCACCCTGGTCTCGCGCAGCACCCGGAGCGACACGCAGCGCCCGGGGGATGACGTGCTCACGCCCGGGGCCCCGAGCGCCGGGAGCTCCGCGCTCCCCGACGCCGCGCCCACCTGGCGTCCGCTCGAGAACCTGGGCACCACGCCCGCCCGTGCCTTCGATCCACGCGGCGGCGGTTTCTCCCGGGCCGTGCTGCGCGGCTCCATCGCGCCCAAGAACCTGCTGATGCGCTCCCAGTTCACTCCCGTCCACCTGGGAGGAGGTTGA
- the proS gene encoding proline--tRNA ligase, with translation MAEKLAPREKGFSEWYVDLVQKAKLADYSDVKGCMVIRPNGYAIWENMQRVLDKMFKDLGHKNAYFPLLIPESYLKKEAEHVEGFNPQLAVVTHAGGAKLEEPYVIRPTSETIINRSFAKWIQSYRDLPLLINQWANVMRWEMRTRLFLRTTEFLWQEGHTCHETEDDAEKETLQMLEVYRKFAEDYMAMPVMTGRKTESEKFAGALRTYSIEAMMQDKKALQAGTSHNLGQNFAKAFDTMFQGRDGKQHHVWQTSWGVSTRLIGGLIMTHSDDTGLIVPPRLAPTHVVIIPIAGKATDAEKTQVLEKSHALAMDLKKAGLSVVVDDDDTKSPGWKYSEHELIGTCLRVELGPKDLAKGSCVMVRRDVKQKEFIPLEQAVGKAQEMLEQMQSSLFEKAKSFRDSHTFEVNSYEEMKEKADAGFLLAHWNGDPKVEARIKDETGLTTRNRPFALKQEAGKCVVTGEPSPGRIVFSKAY, from the coding sequence ATGGCCGAGAAGCTGGCACCGCGCGAGAAGGGCTTTTCCGAGTGGTATGTGGACCTGGTCCAGAAGGCGAAGCTCGCCGACTACTCGGACGTGAAGGGCTGCATGGTCATCCGGCCCAATGGCTATGCCATCTGGGAGAACATGCAGCGGGTCCTGGACAAGATGTTCAAGGACCTGGGGCACAAGAACGCCTACTTCCCGCTGCTCATCCCCGAGAGCTACCTGAAGAAGGAGGCCGAGCACGTCGAGGGCTTCAACCCGCAGCTGGCGGTGGTGACGCACGCCGGTGGGGCCAAGCTGGAGGAGCCCTACGTCATCCGGCCCACGTCCGAGACGATCATCAACCGCAGCTTCGCCAAGTGGATCCAGAGCTACCGGGATCTGCCGCTGCTCATCAACCAGTGGGCGAACGTGATGCGCTGGGAGATGCGCACGCGCCTGTTCCTGCGGACCACCGAGTTCCTCTGGCAGGAGGGGCACACCTGCCACGAGACGGAGGACGACGCGGAGAAGGAGACGCTGCAGATGCTGGAGGTGTACCGGAAGTTCGCCGAGGACTACATGGCGATGCCGGTGATGACGGGGCGCAAGACGGAGTCGGAGAAGTTCGCCGGCGCGCTGCGCACGTACAGCATCGAGGCGATGATGCAGGACAAGAAGGCGCTGCAGGCGGGCACGAGCCACAACCTGGGGCAGAACTTCGCCAAGGCCTTCGACACGATGTTCCAGGGGCGGGACGGCAAGCAGCACCACGTGTGGCAGACGTCGTGGGGCGTGTCCACGCGCCTCATTGGCGGCCTCATCATGACGCACTCGGATGACACGGGGCTCATCGTGCCGCCGCGGCTGGCGCCCACGCACGTGGTCATCATCCCCATCGCCGGCAAGGCGACGGACGCGGAGAAGACGCAGGTGCTGGAGAAGTCGCACGCGCTGGCGATGGACCTGAAGAAGGCGGGCCTGAGCGTGGTGGTGGACGACGACGACACGAAGAGCCCGGGCTGGAAGTACAGCGAGCACGAGCTGATTGGCACGTGCCTGCGGGTGGAGCTGGGTCCGAAGGACCTGGCGAAGGGCTCGTGCGTGATGGTGCGCCGGGACGTGAAGCAGAAGGAGTTCATCCCGCTGGAGCAGGCGGTGGGCAAGGCCCAGGAGATGCTCGAGCAGATGCAGTCGTCGCTGTTCGAGAAGGCGAAGAGCTTCCGGGACTCGCACACCTTCGAGGTGAACAGCTACGAGGAGATGAAGGAGAAGGCGGACGCGGGGTTCCTGCTGGCGCACTGGAATGGGGACCCGAAGGTGGAGGCGCGCATCAAGGACGAGACGGGCCTGACGACGCGCAACCGGCCGTTCGCGCTGAAGCAGGAGGCGGGCAAGTGCGTGGTGACGGGAGAGCCGTCGCCGGGCCGCATCGTCTTCTCCAAGGCGTACTGA